Proteins co-encoded in one Streptomyces roseochromogenus subsp. oscitans DS 12.976 genomic window:
- a CDS encoding glycoside hydrolase family 3 protein, producing MRRWRPLFRLLCFPLTERNLPDIGDPSEVSFSGSPLEGAHVPDTGRPSRRAVLAATAGLTAALTVPATAHAAVPPDPRRLRALISGMTLEEKVGQLFVMRVYGHSATAPDQADIDANLKELGVRTAAELIAKYRVGGVIYFTWAHNTRDPHQIADLSDGIQRASLDQPRGLPVLISTDQEHGAVCRVGKPATLFPGAMAVGAAGSRADAHTLGRISGAELRAMGINQDYSPDADVNVNPANPIIGVRSFGADPDAVGALVAAEVRGYQASRVAATAKHFPGHGDTAVDSHTGFPVITHSRDLWEKLDAVPFRAAIAAGIDSIMTAHIQFPALDDSGDPATLSHPILTGILRGELGYDGVVITDSLGMQGVRTKYGDDRVPVLALKAGVDQLLNPPSIDVAWHAVLKAVQDGELTESRLDESILRILRLKARLGLFDPPHTSRAGIERTVGTEAHLAAADRIAERTTTLLVNEDHTLPFDTRTERRILVVGADPDSPTGTTGPPTGVLAAALTELGFSATALSTGTAPSAAAIAQAVTAAQDADAVVVATYNVTAGNAQRTLVTQLRAMGRPLAALALRNPYDVAQYPSVKGCLASYGWTDVEVRAAARVIAGRVAPRGKLPVPVQRADDPAQVLYPIGHGLTY from the coding sequence ATGCGCCGATGGCGGCCCCTCTTCCGGTTACTGTGCTTTCCCTTGACGGAAAGAAACCTCCCGGATATTGGTGACCCCTCGGAAGTTTCCTTCAGCGGTTCTCCTCTGGAAGGAGCGCACGTGCCCGACACCGGCAGACCGTCCAGACGCGCCGTCCTCGCCGCCACCGCGGGCCTCACCGCCGCGCTGACCGTACCGGCCACCGCCCACGCCGCCGTACCCCCCGACCCCCGCCGGCTGCGCGCCCTGATCTCCGGCATGACGCTGGAGGAGAAGGTCGGCCAGCTCTTCGTGATGCGGGTCTACGGCCACTCCGCCACCGCCCCCGACCAGGCCGACATCGACGCCAACCTCAAGGAGCTCGGCGTCCGCACGGCCGCCGAGCTGATCGCGAAGTACCGCGTCGGCGGCGTCATCTACTTCACCTGGGCCCACAACACCCGTGACCCGCACCAGATCGCGGACCTCTCCGACGGCATCCAGAGGGCCTCCCTGGACCAGCCGCGCGGTCTGCCGGTGCTCATCTCCACCGACCAGGAGCACGGCGCGGTCTGCCGGGTCGGCAAGCCCGCCACCCTCTTCCCCGGCGCCATGGCCGTCGGCGCCGCCGGCTCCCGCGCCGACGCGCACACCCTCGGCCGGATCTCCGGCGCCGAACTGCGCGCCATGGGCATCAACCAGGACTACTCCCCGGACGCCGACGTCAACGTCAACCCGGCCAACCCCATCATCGGCGTACGGTCGTTCGGCGCCGACCCGGACGCCGTCGGCGCGCTGGTGGCCGCCGAGGTGCGGGGCTACCAGGCGTCCCGGGTCGCGGCGACCGCCAAGCACTTCCCGGGCCACGGCGACACCGCCGTCGACAGCCACACCGGCTTCCCGGTCATCACCCACAGCCGGGACCTGTGGGAGAAGCTGGACGCCGTCCCCTTCCGGGCGGCGATCGCCGCGGGCATCGACTCGATCATGACCGCGCACATCCAGTTCCCGGCCCTGGACGACTCCGGCGACCCGGCCACCCTCTCCCACCCCATCCTCACCGGCATCCTGCGCGGCGAACTCGGCTACGACGGCGTCGTCATCACCGACTCCCTGGGCATGCAGGGCGTCCGCACCAAGTACGGCGACGACCGCGTGCCGGTGCTCGCGCTGAAGGCCGGGGTCGACCAGCTGCTCAACCCGCCCTCGATCGACGTGGCCTGGCACGCCGTACTGAAGGCCGTACAGGACGGTGAGCTGACCGAGTCCCGCCTTGACGAATCGATCCTGCGCATCCTGCGTCTCAAGGCCCGGCTCGGACTCTTCGACCCACCGCACACCAGCCGGGCGGGCATCGAGCGCACCGTGGGCACCGAGGCGCATCTGGCCGCCGCCGACCGGATCGCCGAGCGCACCACGACCCTGCTGGTCAACGAGGACCACACCCTTCCCTTCGATACCCGCACCGAGCGCCGGATCCTGGTCGTCGGCGCCGACCCGGACTCCCCCACCGGCACCACCGGCCCGCCCACCGGCGTGCTGGCCGCCGCCCTCACCGAGCTGGGCTTCAGCGCCACCGCCCTGTCCACGGGCACCGCGCCCTCCGCCGCGGCCATCGCCCAGGCGGTCACGGCCGCGCAGGACGCGGACGCGGTGGTCGTGGCGACGTACAACGTGACGGCGGGCAACGCACAGCGGACGCTGGTGACACAACTGCGGGCCATGGGCAGGCCCTTGGCGGCCCTCGCCCTCCGTAACCCCTACGACGTGGCCCAATACCCCTCGGTCAAGGGCTGCTTGGCGTCCTACGGCTGGACGGACGTCGAAGTGCGCGCCGCCGCCCGGGTGATCGCCGGACGCGTGGCGCCGCGCGGAAAGCTGCCGGTGCCGGTCCAGCGGGCCGACGACCCCGCGCAGGTGCTGTACCCGATCGGGCACGGGCTGACGTATTAG